From the Lepidochelys kempii isolate rLepKem1 chromosome 2, rLepKem1.hap2, whole genome shotgun sequence genome, one window contains:
- the MC2R gene encoding adrenocorticotropic hormone receptor, giving the protein MRPDSASQIMRLLGQTRVPSFENTSNLSMNSDCTQVVVPEEVFFTIAIAGILENLLVLIAVIKNKNLHLPMYLFICSLSVSDMLVSLYKTLENILIILCKMGHLTPRGDFETKIDDVMDSLFVLSLLGSVFSLLAIAADRYITIFFALQYHNIMTLNRALIILAVIWAFCAGSGIAMTIFSHETATVISFTILFPFMLIFILCLYIHMFLLARSHAKKIASLPTSAVPQRVNLKGAITLTIFFGVFLCCWGPFLLHILLMKFCPLNPYCACYMSVFHVNATLILCNGIIDPMIYAFRSPELRSTLKKMFCCTRSDWN; this is encoded by the coding sequence ATGAGGCCTGATAGTGCTTCTCAAATAATGAGACTCCTAGGGCAGACACGTGTTCCTTCATTTGAAAATACCAGTAATCTCTCCATGAACAGTGACTGCACCCAGGTTGTAGTACCAGAAGAAGTCTTTTTCACAATTGCCATTGCTGGAATACTGGAGAACCTACTTGTCCTTATAGCTGTGATCAAGAATAAGAATCTCCACTTGCCCATGTACTTGTTTATCTGTAGTTTATCAGTTTCAGATATGTTGGTCAGTCTGTACAAAACTTTGGAGAACATCTTGATCATCTTATGCAAAATGGGGCATCTGACACCTCGTGGAGACTTTGAGACCAAGATAGATGATGTCATGGATTCTTTATTTGTTCTGTCTTTGCTGGGGTCAGTTTTCAGCTTGTTAGCCATTGCAGCTGACCGATACATAACTATATTTTTTGCATTACAGTATCATAACATCATGACACTGAATCGTGCTTTAATCATTTTGGCAGTAATTTGGGCATTCTGTGCGGGGAGTGGCATTGCTATGACCATCTTCTCCCATGAAACAGCTACAGTCATTTCCTTCACTATTCTGTTTCCTTTTATGTTAATTTTTATATTATGCCTCTATATCCACATGTTTCTGCTTGCACGATCTCATGCCAAAAAGATCGCTTCACTGCCTACCAGTGCAGTTCCCCAGAGAGTTAACTTGAAAGGAGCTATTACATTAACTATTTTCTTTGGTGTTTTCCTTTGCTGTTGGGGACCCTTTCTTCTTCACATCCTCCTCATGAAGTTTTGCCCACTTAACCCTTACTGTGCTTGTTACATGTCCGTTTTCCATGTGAATGCAACACTCATCTTGTGCAATGGCATCATTGACCCTATGATTTATGCATTCCGAAGTCCAGAATTACGGAGTACATTGAAGAAGATGTTCTGTTGCACCAGATCAGACTGGAATTAG